The sequence ACTCGTGGAGATCGATGGCGAACCGTTTCGCGAGTACGCGGCCCGGAACGTGGCTCCCTACCAAAGCGCCTCGACCCCCCAGGACCTGGAGGTGCGCACGTTTGAATACTTCCTTCTCTTCGGTGCGCCCGGCCAGCCGGTCCAACTGACTTTGCAGAACGCCGCGGGACAGCGCCTCACCCGCACGGTTCGCCGCAAGTCTTACAAGGTCCTCGGCCCCTTGTCGCCCAAGCCGCCCGGCTTCGAATTCCGGGTTCTGCCGGGAAGCATTGGCTATGTGGCGTTGAATTCCTTTGAGGACAATGCTGTCGCCGATCAGTTCATGGCGGCGTTCGACCGGATCGCCAACACGAGCACCCTGATCCTCGACTTGAGAAACAACGGCGGCGGGAATTCGGTGGTTGGCATGCGGATCCTCGCCACACTCATCGACAAACCCGTTTCGCTTGAATTCTGGCAGACCCGGGATTACAGGCCCATCTTCCGCGCATGGGGCCGGCCCATGGTGATGCTCTCGCTACCCGGCGGCGACGTCCCGCCCGATCCCGCACATCACTACTCGAAGCCCATCCTCCTGTTGACCAGTCCGCGCACGTTCTCCGCGGCCGAGGACTTCCTCGTGGCTTTTGACCAGAGTGGTCGGGGGACGATCATGGGCCAGCGGAGCGCCGGGAGCACCGGGCAGCCTCTGAACTTCAAGATGCCCGGCGGCGGCTCCGGCCGCGTCTGTACATGGCGTGGGACTTACCCCGATGGAAAACAGTTCCTCGACATCGGCGTGCAACCTCAAACCGTGGTATCGCCAACCCTCGAGGATCTTCGGGCGGGCAGGGATACGGTTCTCGACATGGCCGTCGCGCAACTGAACGGGCGCAGTAACAAAAAGTAGAACGCCGCGACGCTGAACCAGCCATGTGCTCCGCTCTCGTCCAGCCCACATAATCGGGAGGGTCGGGCCTCCGCAATCTGCGGTTGAGGAGGCAACTCCGCATTTTTTCCACCCACGACCTTCAACTAACCTCCATGCTGGCACTCCCCCGCCAGGAATTGAAGATTGCGGAGACCTGTGACCCTCGCCACTCAAAGCCGGGTGCGATGATTCCGGTTTGAGCCTTGTTCCCCTCCGGAGAGCCTGATAAAATGGACGCATGAAAGACCCGGAGAATGCATTGCCCGATTCCGAACTCGCGACTCGCGTCGCTAAGCTGTGGCCGCACAGAGAACACGAGTCCAACGGCGTGCTGGGTTTACTCTGCTCGGTTGGTTTCCACCGCTGGCGGCGCTTGGACCTTGCAACGCTCATGCCGGACAAGGACATTCTCCATTGCTTCTGGTGCTCAAAGGTCAAGGTTGATGGAATCGTCTACGACCCTTAAGCGTCAGTACAACAGCAGGAAATAGGAAATAGGGTCAAGTCTAAATTTTCAATTTTGATGTTTGTGTTTGTTCCCGACCCCATTATTCATTATTCATTGATTCAAGTTCAAACACCGAGTGCTCAGGGTTTGGCTCCACTTGGTTTCGGCCTGGGGCTCTCGACGACAAAGGTGTTGCCGTAAAGATCCTCAAACTGCGCCTCCGTGACACCCCAGGGTTGATCGACCGGCACCGCGGGGAACTTTACGCCGCGCTTCGAGAGCAATTCATAGAACCTGTGGCAGTCCTTGACTTCGAAGACCCACCTCGTCTCTTTACCGACGCGGTTTTTGTAATCGCGAATCTTGTCATCGGGAGAGACCGGCTGCGCCAGCTCCAGCACGATGCCGAACTCCTTCTGACCGTGCGGCGCAACGACAATCCAGCGGAGTTTGCCGGTGGTTGCCAGGGATCCACTGGGTCCTGGTCCGAAAGATCCCTCTTCCACTTTTTCAAGGCCGAGAACGTCCGTGTACCAGCGCAGGGCCTCATCGTAATTGGGGACCACGATCGTGGCATAGCGCAGTCGCACAATATCTGGGTTCTCCGCCTTTGACTGCGGGAAGACGGTCGACGATAGCAGTGTGGCGAACAACAGTGCCGCCATCAGGCCTAGTTGACGTTTCATGGTGTTCCTCCTTACCGGCTGGAAAGTACGAACTGATTGCCGTCAGGGTCCTTGAAGATTCCCATGGTTCCCCAGACTTCGGTCTTCGGCTCCTGCGCGAATTCCACGCCTTTGGATTTTAAGATCTTGGCGGTGGCTGAGACATCGTCGCACCAAAACGTCATGGGCTGAAAACCACCAATGCGATTCTCATGACCTGGTGGCGTGAAGAGCGCCAGCCGGGTTTCCGCGCCTGGAATGAGGAGTTCGATCCAACGTTGCTTGTCCGTATACGGCTGGTCGGTGACGACCTTGAATCCGAGCACTTCGGTGTAGAACTTCAGTGAAGCATCCTGGTTGCGGACGGGAATGCTGGCGATCCTGATGCCGCGAATCATTTTTCTCTCCTTGTTGAAATTGATCAGAACCTATTCAGAACATATCATGTGGCCCCAGACAGTTTCAATCAGCCAGGAGTTGGTATATTATCTGTTGATATAGCGATGCTTTCCATTGACGATTACGTTGTTGAGGTGCTTTTGCGCGACTTGGTCGGCCATGACAGACGACCGGTCTGCTTCCTGGTATACCTATGGCTGGCAGCCGAACAGCAGAGGAGAAATGGTGTGGTGCGGGTCGGCTATCGGGAACTCGCGGAATGCATTGGCGTTTCGAAGAGTTCCGTCCAAGCCGCCGTGAGTTGGTTGATCCGGAGGAAACTGCTCGCCGCCCGCAAGGACAACGCGACAGCGATACCGTGCTACACGGTGCTGAGTCCCTGGAGAGAGGCCGGGCGCCCCGCTCGCGGTCGTGGCCACAAATGAAAAGGCACAGTCCCCGGGGACAATTTAGTTTTTATTGAATGTTTGGGGTCAGTAATAATGGCCTGGCTCAGGTCTCCGCAATCTTCAATGCTGGCGGGCGAGTGCCAGCACGGGGGCTAGTTAAGGATCGCGGATGGAAAGAATGCGGGTGTGCGTCCTCAATTGAAAATTCCGGAGACCTGCATCCTCAATTGAAAATTCCGGAGACCTGATCCCCAACATTCCTTTAATATTCCCCATAAAGGCCCTTCACCGAATCGAGCAGCTTCTTGGTGTCGTACCCGACGCCATCCTTGAAGACGATTTCGACGTTTTCGATATCCGTGATGCGAGAGGCTGGATCACCTTTCATCACCACGAGGTCGGCGTTCTTCCCCGCCGCAATCGAGCCGATCTGATCCTGGCGACCGAGAAAAATCGCACCATTCAAAGTCGCAATCCGAATCGCTTGGACTATATCAAAATAGGGTCAAGTCTAAGTTTTCAATTTTGATGTTTGTGGAGGAGAACTATTCAAAATTTAGACTTGACCCTAAAATGCGAGATAATGCCTCCATTCTGATGGGCCCTCCCTTGTGCGAAAAGAGAATCTGTCGGAGACCTATGAAATCCCTTCAGCCGAGCTCCTGCCTTGCCAACTGGATGCCCCCCGACCGTTGGCACAACGGGTTAACCCTCTCGGCCGACTGTGTCAACCGACCGCTGGGTAGAGCCAATGATTTGGAGGGGCGCCTGACCGATCAAAAGTGTAGAACCTGCCCCGTGCCAATTCAAGGAGAATTCGGAGGCGAAGAAATGAATGGGGCGTATTCTAATGGCCAGCACTCGCCCGCCACCAATTGAAGATTGCGGAGAGCCTCGCAATTATCCGCCCTTTGTGCCTTTGTGGTGAATTCGAATTACAATTGTGGAAGCCTGAGTTCAAGAATTTTAAGCCCCGGAGGGACTCTAGAATGTAGCCCCGCCTGATGCCCGTCCCGCACTCTTTGCAGGGCGGAGCAAGGGCGGGGTACCGGTTCCCTCCAATGACATCCCAGCCCCGCTTGCGGGGCGACAGAATCAACTCACGTGAGAAATTAACTATTGGAATGGAAAATTGGAAAGGTCTGACCCGTAAATTCGTGTTCATCAGAGCATTGTTCCTTAATCAGGCGGATGGACTCGTGAATCTCCAGAAAGGCCTCAACGATGTCCGGGTCGAATAGGGATCCGCGCCCGTCGGCAATGACCTGGACCGCCTCTTCATGTTTCATTCCTTCCTTGTAGACTCGCCTGCTGACCGAAGCGTCATAGACGTCGGCCACCGCCAATAGCCTTCCGGCGATGGGGATGTTGTCTCCACGGAGCC comes from Terriglobia bacterium and encodes:
- a CDS encoding VOC family protein codes for the protein MKRQLGLMAALLFATLLSSTVFPQSKAENPDIVRLRYATIVVPNYDEALRWYTDVLGLEKVEEGSFGPGPSGSLATTGKLRWIVVAPHGQKEFGIVLELAQPVSPDDKIRDYKNRVGKETRWVFEVKDCHRFYELLSKRGVKFPAVPVDQPWGVTEAQFEDLYGNTFVVESPRPKPSGAKP
- a CDS encoding VOC family protein, which produces MIRGIRIASIPVRNQDASLKFYTEVLGFKVVTDQPYTDKQRWIELLIPGAETRLALFTPPGHENRIGGFQPMTFWCDDVSATAKILKSKGVEFAQEPKTEVWGTMGIFKDPDGNQFVLSSR
- a CDS encoding helix-turn-helix domain-containing protein, yielding MLSIDDYVVEVLLRDLVGHDRRPVCFLVYLWLAAEQQRRNGVVRVGYRELAECIGVSKSSVQAAVSWLIRRKLLAARKDNATAIPCYTVLSPWREAGRPARGRGHK
- a CDS encoding amidohydrolase family protein, which produces MVQAIRIATLNGAIFLGRQDQIGSIAAGKNADLVVMKGDPASRITDIENVEIVFKDGVGYDTKKLLDSVKGLYGEY